One stretch of Carettochelys insculpta isolate YL-2023 chromosome 20, ASM3395843v1, whole genome shotgun sequence DNA includes these proteins:
- the FAAP100 gene encoding Fanconi anemia core complex-associated protein 100 isoform X1 has product MAQVGHRVDYLAGFCCPVGGLAAGKPRVLCHEKQIYLSNGSEFVYVYDQEGKLLQAIYRFPDQVWHVELLPLQRQLYILCAGNGIFCVSLDQQSRLMKQTDGDGREGASPSSVFPVDSDACIFPDAALCAFTLLGEAVITLSQAQGKWWLKLHELRDPAQDSQPCRQISQVGFSTGDQTGDEGDASPSCFLPVLCCTAAPGTAGPGEALWCSGGFTLEEPLFSLLFGIDAAMLNSPMILCGFPDGRLCCVPLKALSSSQAVEACGDVAGQDLPVKVLHHLEEPVVFIGALRTEHRAPESPDDQQPFEDLGCDCVVVVGHYGKMAAMKAERGGEAKVPEVREYYLQGPVLCAACGGGSRMYYSTYSDISAVDLDWVSNASDPESVDSAASGLPPVLSPASLSICSVVALSLSSRASEGDSELLALSAKGRLMSCDLCSPDDPHPVQLTPEKAGQRIKELLSGIGNVSERVSFLKKAVDQKNRALSSLNQVMNVSAALLSNQDGRKPVTCTVTAGWSRLLLRDTWTVSCVLENASECSLEHGWTLCVQVFASSCAFDEDSEDSATTFTFPIDQLLPGSKREVTLPLGTAEGAKLELPLTVSCALFYSLREILDSASDSDESLDDLLPDDSPGLSPDKDGICLPLSECTIDILQCLRLDDSTVPGALATPADPVETFLEVSSRQSDPSSMEVCGQLLPKAPDAPGEEYVPPSVASIRVSSELLKNALKNFCEGAPLCSASLQWLLAENAAAAALRSRDVSAVRGLAPRGGEVQLLVREVAVNDLCPAGPLQAVEILIQSPSLADLCQVHQAVIRRIQQALVLEQAAQGSGPPDMRVQYLHQIQANHEMLLKDLQSLRDRLCLGDEAGATADKLLEVYRQLRNPSLVLL; this is encoded by the exons ATGGCGCAGGTGGGGCACCGCGTGGATTACCTGGCCGGGTTCTGCTGCCCGGTCGGGGGGCTGGCGGCGGGCAAGCCCCGGGTGCTGTGCCACGAGAAGCAGATCTACCTGTCCAACGGCAGCGAGTTCGTCTACGTCTACGACCAGGAGGGGAAACTGCTGCAG GCCATCTACAGGTTTCCTGATCAAGTGTGGCATGTGGAACTCCTCCCCCTTCAAAGGCAGCTCTACATCCTGTGTGCTGGAAATGGCATTTTCTGTGTCTCCCTGGACCAGCAGAGCAG GTTAATGAAGCAGACGGATGGCGATGGCCGAGAAGGTGCCTCCCCTTCTAGCGTCTTCCCTGTCGACTCGGACGCCTGCATCTTCCCGGACGCCGCACTGTGCGCCTTCACGCTCCTGGGCGAGGCGGTCATCACCCTGTCCCAGGCTCAGGGCAAATGGTGGTTGAAACTCCACGAGCTTCGGGACCCTGCTCAGGACAGCCAGCCCTGCCGGCAGATCAGCCAAGTGGGATTCTCCACCGGCGACCAAACTGGAGATGAAGGGGATGCGTCGCCCTCATGCTTCCTTCCCGTCTTGTGCTGCACAGCCGCGCCCGGCACAGCTGGGCCCGGGGAGGCTCTGTGGTGCTCAGGGGGGTTCACGCTGGAGGAGCCACTCTTCAGCCTGCTCTTTGGCATAGACGCTGCCATGCTCAACTCTCCCATGATTCTCTGCGGCTTCCCGGACGGACGGTTGTGCTGTGTGCCGCTGAAGGCCCTCAGTTCCTCGCAAGCGGTTGAGGCCTGTGGTGACGTTGCAGGCCAGGATCTGCCCGTGAAGGTCCTTCACCATTTGGAAGAGCCTGTGGTCTTCATTGGAGCCTTGCGAACAGAACACAGAGCCCCAGAGAGCCCCGATGACCAGCAGCCGTTTGAAGACCTGGGCTGCGACTGCGTCGTGGTGGTCGGGCACTACGGCAAGATGGCGGCCATGAAGGCGGAGCGCGGAGGAGAGGCCAAGGTCCCGGAGGTCAGGGAGTACTACCTGCAAGGGCCGGTCCTGTGCGCAGCGTGCGGCGGTGGCAGCCGGATGTATTACAGCACGTACTCCGACATCTCCGCCGTCGACCTGGATTGGGTCAGCAATGCTTCCGACCCCGAGAGCGTAGATAGCGCTGCCTCCGGCCTCCCTCCCGTTCTCTCGCCAGCCAGTTTAAGTATCTGTAGCGTTGTGGCGCTTTCCTTGTCTTCTCGGGCCTCAGAAG GGGACTCGGAGCTGCTGGCTTTGTCTGCCAAAGGCCGACTGATGAGCTGTGACTTATGCAGCCCCGACGACCCTCACCCTGTCCAGCTGACCCCCGAGAAAGCCGGCCAAAGGATTAAGGAGCTGCTGTCTGGGATAGGCAACGTCTCAGAGAG GGTCTCTTTCCTGAAGAAGGCTGTGGACCAGAAGAACCGAGCGCTGAGCAGCCTGAACCAGGTGATGAACGTGAGCGCTGCGCTGCTCTCCAACCAGGATGGCCGCAAGCCCGTCACCTGCACCGTCACCGCCGGCTGGAGCCGCCTGCTGCTGCGCGACACCTGGACCGTCTCCTGCGTGCTGGAGAACGCAAGCGAGTGCAGCCTGGAGCACGGCTGGACCCTCTGCGTCCAGGTGTTCGCCAGCTCCTGCGCCTTCGATGAAGACTCCGAGGACTCGGCCACCACGTTCACCTTCCCCATCGACCAGCTCCTCCCGGGGAGCAAGAGGGAGGTGACGCTGCCGCTCGGCACTGCCGAGGGCGCCAAGCTGGAGCTGCCTCTGACCGTCTCCTGTGCTCTCTTCTACAGCCTGCGAGAGATTCTGGACAGTGCGTCCGACTCCGACGAGTCACTGGATGACCTGCTTCCTGATGACTCTCCCGGCCTCTCCCCAGACAAAGACGGGATCTGCCTGCCCCTGAGCGAATGCACCATCGACATTTTGCAGTGCCTTCGCCTGGATGACAGCACTGTGCCTGGAGCGCTCGCCACCCCGGCTGACCCGGTGGAAACCTTCCTGGAAGTATCCAGCCGGCAGtctgaccccagcagcatggaggtCTGCGGCCAGCTGCTTCCCAAGGCACCGGACGCCCCGGGAGAGGAGTACGTGCCCCCATCTGTGGCTTCGATCCGGGTTTCCTCGGAGCTGCTGAAAAACGCCTTGAAGAACTTCTGTGAAG GCGCCCCGCTCTGCTCTGCCagtctgcagtggctgctggcggAGAACGCCGCGGCTGCGGCGCTGAGGAGCCGGGATGTGTCCGCCGTGCGGGGCCTGGCTCCCCGTGGAGGCGAGGTGCAGCTGCTCGTCCGAGAG GTGGCTGTGAATGACCTGTGTCCAGCCGGCCCGCTCCAGGCCGTGGagatcctgatccaaagcccttctCTGGCAGATCTGTGCCAAGTGCACCAGGCTGTGATCCGGCGCATCCAG CAGGctctggtgctggagcaggcggcccagggctctggccccccCGACATGCGCGTGCAGTATCTGCACCAGATCCAAGCCAATCACGAG ATGCTGCTGAAGGACCTGCAGTCCCTGCGGGACCGTCTGTGCCTTGGGGACGAAGCAGGCGCCACGGCGGACAAGCTGCTGGAAGTGTACAGGCAGCTGCGTAACCCCAGCCTCGTCCTTCTGTGA
- the FAAP100 gene encoding Fanconi anemia core complex-associated protein 100 isoform X2 — MAQVGHRVDYLAGFCCPVGGLAAGKPRVLCHEKQIYLSNGSEFVYVYDQEGKLLQAIYRFPDQVWHVELLPLQRQLYILCAGNGIFCVSLDQQSRLMKQTDGDGREGASPSSVFPVDSDACIFPDAALCAFTLLGEAVITLSQAQGKWWLKLHELRDPAQDSQPCRQISQVGFSTGDQTGDEGDASPSCFLPVLCCTAAPGTAGPGEALWCSGGFTLEEPLFSLLFGIDAAMLNSPMILCGFPDGRLCCVPLKALSSSQAVEACGDVAGQDLPVKVLHHLEEPVVFIGALRTEHRAPESPDDQQPFEDLGCDCVVVVGHYGKMAAMKAERGGEAKVPEVREYYLQGPVLCAACGGGSRMYYSTYSDISAVDLDWVSNASDPESVDSAASGLPPVLSPASLSICSVVALSLSSRASEGDSELLALSAKGRLMSCDLCSPDDPHPVQLTPEKAGQRIKELLSGIGNVSERVSFLKKAVDQKNRALSSLNQVMNVSAALLSNQDGRKPVTCTVTAGWSRLLLRDTWTVSCVLENASECSLEHGWTLCVQVFASSCAFDEDSEDSATTFTFPIDQLLPGSKREVTLPLGTAEGAKLELPLTVSCALFYSLREILDSASDSDESLDDLLPDDSPGLSPDKDGICLPLSECTIDILQCLRLDDSTVPGALATPADPVETFLEVSSRQSDPSSMEVCGQLLPKAPDAPGEEYVPPSVASIRVSSELLKNALKNFCEGAPLCSASLQWLLAENAAAAALRSRDVSAVRGLAPRGGEVQLLVREVAVNDLCPAGPLQAVEILIQSPSLADLCQVHQAVIRRIQALVLEQAAQGSGPPDMRVQYLHQIQANHEMLLKDLQSLRDRLCLGDEAGATADKLLEVYRQLRNPSLVLL, encoded by the exons ATGGCGCAGGTGGGGCACCGCGTGGATTACCTGGCCGGGTTCTGCTGCCCGGTCGGGGGGCTGGCGGCGGGCAAGCCCCGGGTGCTGTGCCACGAGAAGCAGATCTACCTGTCCAACGGCAGCGAGTTCGTCTACGTCTACGACCAGGAGGGGAAACTGCTGCAG GCCATCTACAGGTTTCCTGATCAAGTGTGGCATGTGGAACTCCTCCCCCTTCAAAGGCAGCTCTACATCCTGTGTGCTGGAAATGGCATTTTCTGTGTCTCCCTGGACCAGCAGAGCAG GTTAATGAAGCAGACGGATGGCGATGGCCGAGAAGGTGCCTCCCCTTCTAGCGTCTTCCCTGTCGACTCGGACGCCTGCATCTTCCCGGACGCCGCACTGTGCGCCTTCACGCTCCTGGGCGAGGCGGTCATCACCCTGTCCCAGGCTCAGGGCAAATGGTGGTTGAAACTCCACGAGCTTCGGGACCCTGCTCAGGACAGCCAGCCCTGCCGGCAGATCAGCCAAGTGGGATTCTCCACCGGCGACCAAACTGGAGATGAAGGGGATGCGTCGCCCTCATGCTTCCTTCCCGTCTTGTGCTGCACAGCCGCGCCCGGCACAGCTGGGCCCGGGGAGGCTCTGTGGTGCTCAGGGGGGTTCACGCTGGAGGAGCCACTCTTCAGCCTGCTCTTTGGCATAGACGCTGCCATGCTCAACTCTCCCATGATTCTCTGCGGCTTCCCGGACGGACGGTTGTGCTGTGTGCCGCTGAAGGCCCTCAGTTCCTCGCAAGCGGTTGAGGCCTGTGGTGACGTTGCAGGCCAGGATCTGCCCGTGAAGGTCCTTCACCATTTGGAAGAGCCTGTGGTCTTCATTGGAGCCTTGCGAACAGAACACAGAGCCCCAGAGAGCCCCGATGACCAGCAGCCGTTTGAAGACCTGGGCTGCGACTGCGTCGTGGTGGTCGGGCACTACGGCAAGATGGCGGCCATGAAGGCGGAGCGCGGAGGAGAGGCCAAGGTCCCGGAGGTCAGGGAGTACTACCTGCAAGGGCCGGTCCTGTGCGCAGCGTGCGGCGGTGGCAGCCGGATGTATTACAGCACGTACTCCGACATCTCCGCCGTCGACCTGGATTGGGTCAGCAATGCTTCCGACCCCGAGAGCGTAGATAGCGCTGCCTCCGGCCTCCCTCCCGTTCTCTCGCCAGCCAGTTTAAGTATCTGTAGCGTTGTGGCGCTTTCCTTGTCTTCTCGGGCCTCAGAAG GGGACTCGGAGCTGCTGGCTTTGTCTGCCAAAGGCCGACTGATGAGCTGTGACTTATGCAGCCCCGACGACCCTCACCCTGTCCAGCTGACCCCCGAGAAAGCCGGCCAAAGGATTAAGGAGCTGCTGTCTGGGATAGGCAACGTCTCAGAGAG GGTCTCTTTCCTGAAGAAGGCTGTGGACCAGAAGAACCGAGCGCTGAGCAGCCTGAACCAGGTGATGAACGTGAGCGCTGCGCTGCTCTCCAACCAGGATGGCCGCAAGCCCGTCACCTGCACCGTCACCGCCGGCTGGAGCCGCCTGCTGCTGCGCGACACCTGGACCGTCTCCTGCGTGCTGGAGAACGCAAGCGAGTGCAGCCTGGAGCACGGCTGGACCCTCTGCGTCCAGGTGTTCGCCAGCTCCTGCGCCTTCGATGAAGACTCCGAGGACTCGGCCACCACGTTCACCTTCCCCATCGACCAGCTCCTCCCGGGGAGCAAGAGGGAGGTGACGCTGCCGCTCGGCACTGCCGAGGGCGCCAAGCTGGAGCTGCCTCTGACCGTCTCCTGTGCTCTCTTCTACAGCCTGCGAGAGATTCTGGACAGTGCGTCCGACTCCGACGAGTCACTGGATGACCTGCTTCCTGATGACTCTCCCGGCCTCTCCCCAGACAAAGACGGGATCTGCCTGCCCCTGAGCGAATGCACCATCGACATTTTGCAGTGCCTTCGCCTGGATGACAGCACTGTGCCTGGAGCGCTCGCCACCCCGGCTGACCCGGTGGAAACCTTCCTGGAAGTATCCAGCCGGCAGtctgaccccagcagcatggaggtCTGCGGCCAGCTGCTTCCCAAGGCACCGGACGCCCCGGGAGAGGAGTACGTGCCCCCATCTGTGGCTTCGATCCGGGTTTCCTCGGAGCTGCTGAAAAACGCCTTGAAGAACTTCTGTGAAG GCGCCCCGCTCTGCTCTGCCagtctgcagtggctgctggcggAGAACGCCGCGGCTGCGGCGCTGAGGAGCCGGGATGTGTCCGCCGTGCGGGGCCTGGCTCCCCGTGGAGGCGAGGTGCAGCTGCTCGTCCGAGAG GTGGCTGTGAATGACCTGTGTCCAGCCGGCCCGCTCCAGGCCGTGGagatcctgatccaaagcccttctCTGGCAGATCTGTGCCAAGTGCACCAGGCTGTGATCCGGCGCATCCAG GctctggtgctggagcaggcggcccagggctctggccccccCGACATGCGCGTGCAGTATCTGCACCAGATCCAAGCCAATCACGAG ATGCTGCTGAAGGACCTGCAGTCCCTGCGGGACCGTCTGTGCCTTGGGGACGAAGCAGGCGCCACGGCGGACAAGCTGCTGGAAGTGTACAGGCAGCTGCGTAACCCCAGCCTCGTCCTTCTGTGA
- the FAAP100 gene encoding Fanconi anemia core complex-associated protein 100 isoform X3 translates to MAQVGHRVDYLAGFCCPVGGLAAGKPRVLCHEKQIYLSNGSEFVYVYDQEGKLLQAIYRFPDQVWHVELLPLQRQLYILCAGNGIFCVSLDQQSRLMKQTDGDGREGASPSSVFPVDSDACIFPDAALCAFTLLGEAVITLSQAQGKWWLKLHELRDPAQDSQPCRQISQVGFSTGDQTGDEGDASPSCFLPVLCCTAAPGTAGPGEALWCSGGFTLEEPLFSLLFGIDAAMLNSPMILCGFPDGRLCCVPLKALSSSQAVEACGDVAGQDLPVKVLHHLEEPVVFIGALRTEHRAPESPDDQQPFEDLGCDCVVVVGHYGKMAAMKAERGGEAKVPEVREYYLQGPVLCAACGGGSRMYYSTYSDISAVDLDWVSNASDPESVDSAASGLPPVLSPASLSICSVVALSLSSRASEGDSELLALSAKGRLMSCDLCSPDDPHPVQLTPEKAGQRIKELLSGIGNVSERVSFLKKAVDQKNRALSSLNQVMNVSAALLSNQDGRKPVTCTVTAGWSRLLLRDTWTVSCVLENASECSLEHGWTLCVQVFASSCAFDEDSEDSATTFTFPIDQLLPGSKREVTLPLGTAEGAKLELPLTVSCALFYSLREILDSASDSDESLDDLLPDDSPGLSPDKDGICLPLSECTIDILQCLRLDDSTVPGALATPADPVETFLEVSSRQSDPSSMEVCGQLLPKAPDAPGEEYVPPSVASIRVSSELLKNALKNFCEGAPLCSASLQWLLAENAAAAALRSRDVSAVRGLAPRGGEVQLLVREVAVNDLCPAGPLQAVEILIQSPSLADLCQVHQAVIRRIQMLLKDLQSLRDRLCLGDEAGATADKLLEVYRQLRNPSLVLL, encoded by the exons ATGGCGCAGGTGGGGCACCGCGTGGATTACCTGGCCGGGTTCTGCTGCCCGGTCGGGGGGCTGGCGGCGGGCAAGCCCCGGGTGCTGTGCCACGAGAAGCAGATCTACCTGTCCAACGGCAGCGAGTTCGTCTACGTCTACGACCAGGAGGGGAAACTGCTGCAG GCCATCTACAGGTTTCCTGATCAAGTGTGGCATGTGGAACTCCTCCCCCTTCAAAGGCAGCTCTACATCCTGTGTGCTGGAAATGGCATTTTCTGTGTCTCCCTGGACCAGCAGAGCAG GTTAATGAAGCAGACGGATGGCGATGGCCGAGAAGGTGCCTCCCCTTCTAGCGTCTTCCCTGTCGACTCGGACGCCTGCATCTTCCCGGACGCCGCACTGTGCGCCTTCACGCTCCTGGGCGAGGCGGTCATCACCCTGTCCCAGGCTCAGGGCAAATGGTGGTTGAAACTCCACGAGCTTCGGGACCCTGCTCAGGACAGCCAGCCCTGCCGGCAGATCAGCCAAGTGGGATTCTCCACCGGCGACCAAACTGGAGATGAAGGGGATGCGTCGCCCTCATGCTTCCTTCCCGTCTTGTGCTGCACAGCCGCGCCCGGCACAGCTGGGCCCGGGGAGGCTCTGTGGTGCTCAGGGGGGTTCACGCTGGAGGAGCCACTCTTCAGCCTGCTCTTTGGCATAGACGCTGCCATGCTCAACTCTCCCATGATTCTCTGCGGCTTCCCGGACGGACGGTTGTGCTGTGTGCCGCTGAAGGCCCTCAGTTCCTCGCAAGCGGTTGAGGCCTGTGGTGACGTTGCAGGCCAGGATCTGCCCGTGAAGGTCCTTCACCATTTGGAAGAGCCTGTGGTCTTCATTGGAGCCTTGCGAACAGAACACAGAGCCCCAGAGAGCCCCGATGACCAGCAGCCGTTTGAAGACCTGGGCTGCGACTGCGTCGTGGTGGTCGGGCACTACGGCAAGATGGCGGCCATGAAGGCGGAGCGCGGAGGAGAGGCCAAGGTCCCGGAGGTCAGGGAGTACTACCTGCAAGGGCCGGTCCTGTGCGCAGCGTGCGGCGGTGGCAGCCGGATGTATTACAGCACGTACTCCGACATCTCCGCCGTCGACCTGGATTGGGTCAGCAATGCTTCCGACCCCGAGAGCGTAGATAGCGCTGCCTCCGGCCTCCCTCCCGTTCTCTCGCCAGCCAGTTTAAGTATCTGTAGCGTTGTGGCGCTTTCCTTGTCTTCTCGGGCCTCAGAAG GGGACTCGGAGCTGCTGGCTTTGTCTGCCAAAGGCCGACTGATGAGCTGTGACTTATGCAGCCCCGACGACCCTCACCCTGTCCAGCTGACCCCCGAGAAAGCCGGCCAAAGGATTAAGGAGCTGCTGTCTGGGATAGGCAACGTCTCAGAGAG GGTCTCTTTCCTGAAGAAGGCTGTGGACCAGAAGAACCGAGCGCTGAGCAGCCTGAACCAGGTGATGAACGTGAGCGCTGCGCTGCTCTCCAACCAGGATGGCCGCAAGCCCGTCACCTGCACCGTCACCGCCGGCTGGAGCCGCCTGCTGCTGCGCGACACCTGGACCGTCTCCTGCGTGCTGGAGAACGCAAGCGAGTGCAGCCTGGAGCACGGCTGGACCCTCTGCGTCCAGGTGTTCGCCAGCTCCTGCGCCTTCGATGAAGACTCCGAGGACTCGGCCACCACGTTCACCTTCCCCATCGACCAGCTCCTCCCGGGGAGCAAGAGGGAGGTGACGCTGCCGCTCGGCACTGCCGAGGGCGCCAAGCTGGAGCTGCCTCTGACCGTCTCCTGTGCTCTCTTCTACAGCCTGCGAGAGATTCTGGACAGTGCGTCCGACTCCGACGAGTCACTGGATGACCTGCTTCCTGATGACTCTCCCGGCCTCTCCCCAGACAAAGACGGGATCTGCCTGCCCCTGAGCGAATGCACCATCGACATTTTGCAGTGCCTTCGCCTGGATGACAGCACTGTGCCTGGAGCGCTCGCCACCCCGGCTGACCCGGTGGAAACCTTCCTGGAAGTATCCAGCCGGCAGtctgaccccagcagcatggaggtCTGCGGCCAGCTGCTTCCCAAGGCACCGGACGCCCCGGGAGAGGAGTACGTGCCCCCATCTGTGGCTTCGATCCGGGTTTCCTCGGAGCTGCTGAAAAACGCCTTGAAGAACTTCTGTGAAG GCGCCCCGCTCTGCTCTGCCagtctgcagtggctgctggcggAGAACGCCGCGGCTGCGGCGCTGAGGAGCCGGGATGTGTCCGCCGTGCGGGGCCTGGCTCCCCGTGGAGGCGAGGTGCAGCTGCTCGTCCGAGAG GTGGCTGTGAATGACCTGTGTCCAGCCGGCCCGCTCCAGGCCGTGGagatcctgatccaaagcccttctCTGGCAGATCTGTGCCAAGTGCACCAGGCTGTGATCCGGCGCATCCAG ATGCTGCTGAAGGACCTGCAGTCCCTGCGGGACCGTCTGTGCCTTGGGGACGAAGCAGGCGCCACGGCGGACAAGCTGCTGGAAGTGTACAGGCAGCTGCGTAACCCCAGCCTCGTCCTTCTGTGA